GAGGTGATGCGGAGGTGGGAGAAGTGAGCGTTATTGTACAGTTCTGAGTAGGTATCAGCGCGTGAGTAGGTTCAATAGTGCTGATTAGGTATCGAGAACAATAGCCGATTCCCTTCTTCCCCAACCCCCAACTCCTAACTCCCAATTCCCTTCTTCCCCCAACCCCCAACTCCTAACTCCCAATTCCCTTCTTCCCCCAACCCCCAACTCCTAACTCCCAATTCCCTTCTTCTCCCCCATCTCCCTATCCCAAAAACTGAGATAACATCTTGCGGAGACTTTTCCGCCAGTGGGGGGGAGGAGAAGTCAGGAGAGGGGTAATTTTAGCAGTGGAGAGAACCGAATAGGCGGGACGTTTGGCGGGGGTGGGATATTCTGGGGTGGTGATGGGGATGATGCGCTTGACAGCAAGGGGAACGCCTAACGCTTGTGCTTCTTCAAAAATAGCGATCGCAAAATCATACCAACTCGCCACCCCGCTATTGGTGTAATGAAAAATTCCCCTAGCCTCTTGGGAAATTAAAGTTGCGATCGCGCTAGCTAAGTCTACCGTCCAAGTGGGACATCCGACTTGATCGCTAACCACTCGAATTTCTTCGCGTTCTTTCCCCAAGCGCAGCATCGTTTTCACAAAATTAGGCGTTTTCCCTGCGCCATATACCCAAGCCGTGCGGATAATCGTATAGCGATCGCTGTATTGTTGAATCGCCTGTTCTCCGGCTAATTTCGTTTGTCCGTAAACCCCTAGGGGTGCGGTTGCGTCTGTTTCCAGATAGGGGCAATTTTTCGTCCCATCAAAGACATAATCGGTTGAAATCTGAACCAACGGTATCCCCGATTGCGCTAAGATTCTAGGGGCATCGCCGTTCGCCGCCTGAGCCGTTGCGCGATCGCTCTCAGCGCGGTCCACCGCCGTATACGCCGCCGAGTTTATAATCAGATCGGGTTGAACGCGAGCAATAGCTGACTGGATCGCTTCCGGCTGAGTTAACTCCACCCGTTCTCCCACCACCTCACCCAGGGACGATAAAACCGGAGAAAGCGCTTCACCGAGTTGTCCCTGCGCGCCGAGCAACAAAATTTTAACCATACTCGCATCCTAGGTAAAAATTTCTGCATCCTTCAATCGCTGTCCCGCCTTATCTTTCGCTGATAGGGTGGGAACTTCGCCCGATAGGGGCCACGCGATCGCTAAATCTGGATCGTCCCATAGAATGGAGCGTTCGTGTTGCGGCGCATAATAGTCCGTCGTTTTATACAAGACTTCCGCACTTTCGGAAACCACCAAAAAACCGTGAGCAAACCCTTCCGGAACCCAGAATTGGCGGCGATTTTCCCCACTGAGAAGACAACTCACCCATTGACCAAAATAGGGACTGTCTTTTCTAAGATCGACCGCGACATCAAAAATTTCTCCCGAAATCACC
The genomic region above belongs to Desertifilum tharense IPPAS B-1220 and contains:
- the rfbD gene encoding dTDP-4-dehydrorhamnose reductase yields the protein MVKILLLGAQGQLGEALSPVLSSLGEVVGERVELTQPEAIQSAIARVQPDLIINSAAYTAVDRAESDRATAQAANGDAPRILAQSGIPLVQISTDYVFDGTKNCPYLETDATAPLGVYGQTKLAGEQAIQQYSDRYTIIRTAWVYGAGKTPNFVKTMLRLGKEREEIRVVSDQVGCPTWTVDLASAIATLISQEARGIFHYTNSGVASWYDFAIAIFEEAQALGVPLAVKRIIPITTPEYPTPAKRPAYSVLSTAKITPLLTSPPPHWRKSLRKMLSQFLG
- the rfbC gene encoding dTDP-4-dehydrorhamnose 3,5-epimerase, translating into MKVISTEIPDVLIVEPQVFGDSRGFFYESYNQRVFADKTGLEINFVQDNHSRSAQGVLRGLHYQIQQPQGKLVRVISGEIFDVAVDLRKDSPYFGQWVSCLLSGENRRQFWVPEGFAHGFLVVSESAEVLYKTTDYYAPQHERSILWDDPDLAIAWPLSGEVPTLSAKDKAGQRLKDAEIFT